In Mycolicibacterium gadium, the genomic window AACCTGAGGAACGGCACGATAGTGCGGATCGCGGGCGTCGAGGTCGGCAAGGTGGAAAACATCTCCATCAACCCGGATGCAACTGTGCGCGTGCAGTTTTCACCGACAAGTCCGTCGTGCTCACGCAGGGCAGCAGGGCGGTGATCCGATATGACAATCTGTTCGGCGACCGGTATCTGGCCCTGGAGGAAGGCACCGGCGGACTCAAGACGCTGAGTCCCGGACAGACCATCCCACTGACTCACACGCAACCCGCGCTGGATCTGGACTCGGTGATCGGTGGCTTCAAGCCGCTGTTTCGGGCGCTGGACCCGCAGCAGGTCAACGACCTGACTCAGCAGTTGATCGAGGCGTTTGAGGGTCAGGGCCCCGCGATCGGGTCTTTCCTGCAGCAGGCCGCGGTGGTCACCAACACGTTGGCCGACCGCGATCTGCTGATCGGGCAGGTCATCGACAACCTCAACGTGGTGCTGGGGTCGTTGGCGGGCAGAGCGAGCGGCTGGACAAAGCCGTGACATCACTCTCGGAGCTGATCGGCGGGCTGGCCGAACGCAGGACCGACATCTCCAACGCGGTGGCCTACACAAACGCCGCCACCGGTTCGCTCGCCGACCTGTTGACCCAAGCCCGGGCGCCGTTCAAAGAGGTGGTCGCGCAGACCGATCGGGTGGCGGGCATCGCCGTGGCTGACCATGAATATCTCGACAATCTGCTCAACACGCTGCCGGACAGATACCAGGCCCTCGTGCGGCAGGGGATGTACGGCGACTACTTCAGTTTCTACCTGTGCGATGTCGTGCTCAAGCTCAACGGCAAAGGGGGCCAGCCGGTGTACGTCAAGGTGGCCGGCCAGAGCACGGGGCGGTGCGCGCCCAAATGAAGTCATTCTCCGAACGCAGCCCTTGGTCATCGGCACCGTCGGCGTCGCGACCGTTGCCGTGATGGGGCTGGCCGCGTTGCAGTACCAAAACCTGCCCTTCCTCAACTCGGGTAGGGAGTACTCGGCGTACTTCGCCGACGCCGGCGGGCTGAACACCGGTGCAGGCGTGGAGGTTTCCGGGTTCGTGGTGGGCAACGTCTCGGGCATCGAACTCGACGAAACGGGCGTGCTCGTCACGTTCAAGATCGACACCGATGTGCGGCTGGGAGACCGCACCGAGGCCGCGATCAAGACCAAGAGCCTGTTGGGCGCCAAGATCGTCGATGTGACACCGCGCGGGAGCGGTCAGCTCGACGGCGCCATTCCGCTCGACCGTACGGTTTCGCCCTACCAGCTGCCCGATGCCCTCGGTGACCTGGCCACCACGATCAGCGGCGTGAACACCGACCAGCTCTCGAAATCGCTGGCCACCTTGGCCCAGACCTTTTCGGGCACACCGGCGGATCTGAAGGATGCGGTGGCGGGCGTGGCGCGGTTCGCACAAGTGCTCGACACACGCGATGCCGAACTGCGCAGGCTGCTGGACAACGCGGCCCAAGTGACGGGGGTGCTGGCCAAACGCACCGACAACATCGTGAGTCTGGTGAAAGACACCAATGCACTACTGGCGGCGCTGAAGACGCAAAGCGCGGCATTGGACCAGATCTGGGCGAACATCTCGGCGGTGTCGCGACAGCTGCACGCGTTCATCGCCGAGAACCGTCAGCAGCTGCGGCCGGCGTTGGAAAAGCTCAACGGAGTGTTGGCGATCGTCGATGACCGCAAGGAGCGTGTGGCGCAGTCCATCAAACTGATCAACACCTACGTCATGTCTCTCGGTGAATCGCTTTCCTCCGGCCCGTTCTTCAAAGCCTATGTGGTCAACCTCTTTCCGGGTCAGTTCGTGCAACCGTTCGTCGACGCGGCGTTCTCGGATCTGGGGTTGGATCCGGCGACGCTACTGCCCTCACAGCTGACGGACCCGCAGACCGGCCAACCGGGGACGCCCGCGTTGCCGGTGCCCTTCCCGCGGACCGGTCAGGGTGGGGAACCGAGATTGCATCTCCCCGACGCGATCACCGGCAATCCCGGGGACCCGCGCTACCCCTACCGCGAACCGCCCCCGCCACCACCGCCCGGCGGCCCGCCACCCGGACCCCCCGCGCTGCCGCCGCCCGCGATGGCCTCGGTACCCGAGCCGACTCCAGCGCCGGTCTACGTGCCGGCGCCGGGCGAGGCGCCGCCCCTCCAACAACCGGGAGTAAGGCCATGATTCCGGCTGCCATGAGGTCACCACGTACCGCGAGGCTCGTCTTGGCGGTGGTGCTTGTGCTGGTGATGGGTGCGGGCCTGATCGTCGCGGCACGCATGCCCGCGCAGATCGCCCGGACGGTGGTGGTCGCCTACTTCGAGAACAGCACAGGGGTGTTCGCCGGCGACCACGTGCTCGTTCGCGGCGTTTCCGTCGGCAAGATCGAGTCGATCGAGCCGCAACCCGAGCGGGCCAAGGTCACATTCTGGTTCGACGGCAGGTACAAGGTTCCTGCCGATGCCAAGGCCGTGATCCTGTCACCGCAGCTGGTGACCGGCCGCACCATCCAGCTCACGCCGCCGTACACCGGTGGACCGACGATGGCCGACGGCGCGGTGATTCCCGAGGACCGCACTGCGGTGCCCGTCGAATGGGACGACCTACGCGCGCAACTCGAGAGGCTGACCGACCTGCTCAAGCCCACCGGGCCCGACGGTGTGAGTACGTTGGGCGCACTCATCAACACGGCCGCCGACAACCTGCGCGGCCAGGGCCCCACGATCCGCGACACCATCATCAAACTGTCGCAAGCGGTTTCGATCCTTGGTGACCACAGCAACGACATCTTCGCCACGTTCAAGAACCTCTCGACGCTGGTATCTGCGCTGAGCGACAGCGCCGATCTGCTCGAATCGCTCAACCGCAACCTCGCGGAGGTGACGTCACTGCTGGCCGACGATCCGAACAAAGTCGGTCAGGCGGTCGAGGATCTCAACGCGGTCGTGGCCGACGTGCAGGACTTCGCCGCCGACAACACGGAGGCGATCGGTACGGCATCGGACAAGATGACCTCGATCACGCGCGTGCTGGTTGAGAGCCTCGACGACATCAAACAAACGCTGCACATCGCCCCGACGGTGTTGCAGAACTACAACAACATCTACGAGCCGGCCAACGGTTCGTTGACCGGCGCCCTGGCCATCAACAACTTCGCGAACCCGATCTCGTTCCTGTGCGGTGCAATTCAGTCCGCATCCCGCCGCGGTGGTGAGCAATCGGCGAAGCTGTGTGCGCAGTATTTGGCGCCCATCGTGAAGAACCGTCAATACAACTTCCCGCCGTTGGGAGAGAACCTGTTCGTCGGCGCGCAGACCCGGCCCAACGAAGTGACCTACAGCGAGCCCTGGCTGCGGCCCGACTACGTGCCGCCGGCCGTCGATCCGCCGCCGGGCGTCCCCTTGGCCGCCGAAGCGTCGGCGCCCGACCCAGCAATGACCGCGCCGCTCGCCACGGACCCCACCCACGGTCTAAGGGGCCTGATGGTGCCTCCAGGAGGTGGCCCGTGACTCGGCGACGCTGGCAACATGTCGCGGCGAACGTGACGATGGTCCTGATCGTGGCCGCGATGCCCGGCTGCGGTTGGCGCGGGCTGAACTCACTGTCCCTGCCCGGCACCCAGGGCGCCGGCGCCGGTTCTTTCGTGATTCAGGCACAAATGCCTGACGTCAACAACATTGAGCCGAACTCGCGTGTGCGTGTCGCAGACGTCACGGTCGGCCATGTCACCAAAATCGAGCGCCAGGGCTGGCACGCGCTGCTGACCATGCGCCTGAACGGCGACGTCGACCTGCCCGCAAACGCGACTGCCAAGATCGGCACCACAAGTCTGCTGGGTTCCTTGCACATCGAGCTTGCACCGCCGCCCGGCGAAGCGCCGCGAGGACGGCTGCGCGACGGATCGGTCATCCCGCTGCCGGACGGCGGCGCCTACCAGTACCGAACAGACGTTGGCCGCGCTGTCGATGTTGCTCAATGGTGGTGGGCTGGGCCAGGTTCAGGACATCACCGAGGCGTTTTCCACCGCGTTTCGCGGCCGCGAGCAGGACGTGCGGAGCTTGATCACGCAGCTGAGGGAATTCACCGGCCACCTCAACGACCAGACCGGCGACATCATCGCGGCCACCGAGAGCCTCAACCGCCTGGTCGGGAAATTCAGTGCACAGCAGCCGGTTCTGGACCGGGCGTTGGCCACCGTCCCCGACGCGTTGGCGGTGCTCAACTCAGAACGAGACAACCTGGTGCAGGCGGCCGATCAGCTCGGCAAGTTCAGCGCTCTGACCGTGGACACGGTGAATCAGACGAAGGAAAACCTGGTGAAGGAGTTGAGGCAAGTCGGCCCGGTGTTGGAGTCGCTGGCCAACGCCGGGCCCAGCCTGACGCGATCCCTGAGCTTGCTTGCCACCTTCCCGTTTCCGAACGAGACCTTCGAAAACTTTCAACGCGGTGACTATGCCAATCTGACCGCCATCGTCGACCTCACGCTCAGCCGTATCGACCAAGGGATCTTCACCGGCACTCGATGGAGTGCGATCTGACCTGGCTCGAGTTGCAGTGGGGCCGCACCATCGGTCAGTTCCCCAGCCCTGCTTGTCTGGTGGCCCGAACGGTCCCGGGAATCCGTTGACGATTCCTTATCGGTGGAATCAGGGCCGCTAACATGCATTTGACCCGACGGGTGAGAATCCAGCTGGCCATCTTCACGATCGTTGCCCTTGCGACGGTGGTGGTGATGGCCCTGCACTTCATCAACCTGCCCGCCATGTTCGGCGTCGGCCGGTACACGGTGACGATGGAACTGCCGAGATCCGGTGGGCTCTATGAATCGGGCAACGTGACCTACCGCGGCACGAAGGTCGGCCGGGTGGAATCGGTGCGTCTGACCGATACCGGCGTGGAGGCGGTGCTGTCGCTGCAATCCGGCATCGACATCCCCTCAGACCTCAAAGCCGAGGTGCACAGTCAATCCGCGATCGGCGAATCCTATGTCTTGCTGTTGCCCCGGAACAGCACCTCGGCGCCGCTGAAGAACGGTGACGTGATCGCCCTCGCTGACTCGTCGGTGCCGCCGGACGTCAACGCTCTGCTCGCCGCGGCGAACACCGGTCTGCAGGCCATACCCGCGACGACCTCAAGACCGTGATCGACGAGGCCTATACGGCAGTCGGAGGGCTCGGTCCAGAACTGTCGCGTGTGATCGAAGGTGCATCCACGCTGGCGATCGACGCGCGCAAGAATCTCGATCCGCTGACCACGCTGATCGACAAGGCCGATCCGGTGTTGGATTCGCAGACCAACACGTCCGATGCGATCCAGGCGTGGGCGTCCCATGTGGCCACGGTGACCGCCGAATTGAAGACCCACGACGAGGCCGTTGCCGGCGTCATCGTCAAGGGTGGCCCGGCGGCCGCGCAGGTACGGCAACTGGTCGAGCGGCTGCAGCCCACCTTGCCCATCCTGCTGGCCAACCTAGTCAGTGTCGGGCAAGTCGCGCTCACCTATCAAAACGACATCGAACAACTCCTCGTGGTGTTTCCCCAAGCCGTTGCGGCGAACCAGGCGGGCATCCTCGCCAACCTCAACACCAAACAGGACTACAAAGGCCAATATCTGAGCTTCAACCTGAACCTCAACCTGCCGCCACCCTGCACCACCGGCTTCTTGCCCGCCCAGCAGCAGCGCGTTGCCGCGTGACAGCGGACGCGTAAAAATCCCCATTGGCGGCCAGCTGATCTCCCCGCTGGCGGTCACGAGATCTCCCCACTGACGGCCCAGCGATTTCCCCGTTGCGGTCGTGTCGTTGCCGGTGATCGGCGGCGGTGTCGGGCTGGCTGTTTGTCGACCAAGTGTGTCGAGGGCGGAAGGCCAGTAAGTGAAAAGCAGTGAGGAGATCATGGAGATTTTGGAGGCGTTCGACTTGACCGGTGGGTACCGCGCCGCGGCCGCGCTGGCCGGTTGTGATCACAAGACGGTGGCCCACTACGTGGCGTTGCGCGACGCCGGGCTCAGCCCGGATGAGCGGCCGCGGCGAGAGATGGCCATTGATCCATTCCTGGACAAGGTCGAGGTGGGTGGACCGCTCCAACGGGTTGATCCGCGCCGACGTCGCCCACGACAAGCTGGTCGCGATGGGCTTCGACGGCTCGGGCGCACCACCCGACGCGCGGTCGCGGCGGTCAGAAGAGCTGGCGGTCGGGTCATCGCCGGGTGTTTCGGCCGTGGGTGGCCGAGCCGGGGTTGTGGCTGCAGTTCGACTGGGGCCAGGACCCACCGTCGCGGGCCGGCAGACATTGTTGTTTTGCGCGTGGCTGGCCTGGTCGCGGTTTCGGGTGGTGCTGCCCACCTGGGATCGCACCCTGCCGAGCTTGCTGGGCTGTCTGGACACCACGCTGCGGGTGATCGGCGGGGCACCGACGTATGCGTTGACCGACAACGAGAAAACAGTGACCGTCGAACATGTTGCGCGGGTGCCGATTCGGCATCCCGATGTGGTCGCCGCAGGCCGTCATTACGGGATGACGATCCGCACCTGTGTGCCGGCTGATCCACAAACCAGGGTGGTTCGGAGGCCACGGTGCGCATCGCCAAGGCCGATCTGGTGCCCACCGAGGCTAATCTGCTGGACGCCTACGCCACTTTCGCTGAACTCCAGCAGGCGTGCCGGGACTTCTGCGAGCAGGTCAATGCCCGCCCGCATCGTGCCACCGGTCGGGTGCCTGCCGAGCTGTTGGTCGAGGAACTCCCGCGGCTGCATGTGCTGCCCGCCCAGCCGGTGGCCCTGGCGTTTGGGCTGACCCGTCGGGTGGGGTGGGACTCCACGATCAGCGTTGAGGGGGTGCGTTATTCGGTGCCGCACCACCATATTGATGAGCGGGTCTGGGTGCGCTGGTGTGGCGAGGAGTTGGTGGTCACCGTCATCGCCGACGGCGGCTCGGTCGAGATCGCCCGCCACGCCCGTGGGCAGCGCGGGCGACCGCAGATCCGCGACGAGCATTACCCCAGTGATCATCCGGGCGCCGCGCTGCCGGGACCGCACCACGGGCGGCCAACCCGGCCGAGGCGGCGTTTCTGGCCATCGGCGACGGCGCGGCCGCGTGGCTGGTCGAGGCCGCTGCGGCCGGCGCGTCGCGGGTGCGTTCCAAGATGGCCGAAGCGGTGGCGTTCGCCAAACTGCACGGCGCGGCCGCCGTCGATCAGGCGTTGGGTACCGCGGCGCTGGCCGGCCGCTTCGCCGATGCCGACCTGGCCGCGATCTTGACCCATCAGCAGCACGGGCCGGCCGCCGCGCCGATCCGCGTCAGCGACACCCACAGCCTGCAACCGGGTACCGCCGGCTGGGCCGGGTTCGGTGCGGTGAGCCCGGACGGTGACAAGTGACCGCGACCAACAAGCCGGCGGTGTCGGTCGGATCTGGCGTCGCCGGGCCCTCGGCCCAGACCCTCGAGGAGGTGATCGCGTTGACCCGCCGGCTGCGGATGCCCTATCTGCGCAAAGCCGCCCTCGATGTGGTCCCGACCGCCCGTGCCCAACGCTGGGATCCCGCCGAGGTGCTGCGCGTGCTGCTGGCCGAGGAGATCACCGGCCGCGACGAAGCCACCCTGCGGATACGACGCGCGCGCGAACTTCCCGGCGGGCAAGACCTTCGCCGTCTGGGACGAGAACCGCTGCTCCATTCCCGCACCCACCCAACAAGCCCTACGTGGCATGGAGTGGGTCGACCGGCGTGAACCTGTGCGTGTGCGGGCCCAGCGGGACCGGCAAGAGCCACTTCTGCGAAGCGTTGGGGCAGTTGGCCATCGACACCGGCCGCACCGTGGCCTGGTTTTCCATCGACGAACTCGGCGCCACGGTGCGCCGTCACCGCGCCGACGACTCGATCACCAAAGCCATGCGCCCGCATCACCCGCGTCGATCTGATCATCGTCGATGCCTGCTACGAAACCACGTTTCGCTGCGGTCTCATCGAACCATCCCGCCCGATTCGACGAACTGATGCCCAAGACCCTGGCCACCGCCACCGTCGACTAGCTGCTGCACCGCGCCACGTCTGCGTCACCGAGGTCAATCGTTCCGGTTCGCTCAAGCCACCACCGGCAAGGGGGTGGCGCCACTTCCGTTTGAACGAACCGGGGAGATCCGTGTCCGTCCGTGAGGACTTTTCATGGCCACCAGCGAAGATCTGACCGTCATGGGGAGGCCCATGAGCTGGACTACCGATCGTGGTTTCACCCGCCAGCGTCGCGGAACCAGCGAAATCCCGTGCGCCTCGACACGCCGACAGCCCAGCTTGCCTCCTCGACAGTATGGCCATCACTGACATGCCTCCAGAACTGACGAACAACAGAGCTCAAAGTCAAAACAGACAACGCAACGCCTCCACACGAATCAGAGACTGTTGCATCGACCCCTAGACCCCAAGCCGGCCCGAGCGTGTCATAACTCCACACTCGGCGTCGTAACGCATCTCACTCGCGGCGGGGCTTGCCATCGCAACAGTTGTAGTTTCACAATAGTTGTGTGAATGAAAGTGTCGTCCGCTCATTGAGCCCCGGCGCAAGGCCATCATCTTGGTGTCCTGCTGCCTGAGCCTGCTGATCGTGTCGATGGACGCGACGATCGTCAACGTCGCCATTCCGAACATCCGCAAGGATCTCGGCGCCACGGCCTCGCAGCTGCAGTGGGTCATCGACATCTACACGCTGGTGCTGGCGTCGCTGCTGTTGCTGGCGGGCGCGGCGGCGGACCGGTTCGGCCGTCGGCGCACCTTCCAGATCGGGCTGACGGTGTTCGCGATCGGCTCCTGCTGTGCAGCCTCGCGCCCAACATCGAGACGCTGATCGCCGCGCGATTCGTACAAGCCGTAGGCGGTTCGATGATGAACCCGGTCGCCATGTCGATCATCACGCAGGTGTTCACCGGCCGGGTCGAGCGCGCCCGCGCCATCGGCGTGTGGGGTGGTGTCGTCGGCATCTCGATGGCGTTGGGCCCGATCGTCGGCGGGGCGCTCATCGAGTTCGTGAACTGGCGTTCGGTGTTCTGGATCAACCTGCCGATCTGCGCGCTCGCGATCCTGCTCACCGCGATCTTCGTGCCGGAATCCAAGTCGACCACCATGCGCGACGTCGACCCGATCGGTCAGGGCCTCGGCATGGCCTTCCTGTTCGGCACCGTTTTCGTCCTCATCGAAGGCCCGAACTTCGGCTGGGGTGACGCCCGCACCATCGTCGTGGCCGTCGTCGCGGCTATCGCCCTGGTCGCCTTCCTCCTTTTCGAGTCCCGACGCCACGACCCCTTCATCGATCTCCGCTTCTTCCGCAGCATCCCGTTCGCGTCCGCGACCGATCGCGGTGTGCGCGTTCGCGGCGTGGGGTGCCTTCCTGTTCATGATGTCGCTTTACCTGCAGGAAGAGCGCGGATTCTCGGCCATGGAGACCGGGTTGATCTATCTGCCGGTAGCCATTGGCGCGCTGGTGTTCTCACCGCTGTCGGGCCGGATGGTCGGACGATGGGGGAGCCGGCCGTCGATCGTCATCGCGGGTGTGCTGATCACCGCGTCGACGGTGCTGCTCACCTCGTTGAGCGCGACGACGCCGGTGTGGCAGCTACTGATGATCTTCGCAGTGTTCGGCATCGGCTTCTCGATGGTGAACGCCCCGATCACGAATGCTGCCGTCAGCGGCATGCCGACCGACCGGGCCGGCGCGGCATCGGCCGTCGCGAGCACCAGCCGCCAGGTGGGCGTCAGTCTCGGTGTGGCGGTGTGCGGTTCGATCGCCGGGGCGGCGCTGGCGACGGCGGAGCGGACTTCGCCGTCGCTGCGCGACCGCTGTGGGTCATCTGCGCGCTGCTCGGGGTGACGATCGTCGCGCTCGGCGTGTACTCGACCTCGCCCCGCGCACTGCGTTCGGCCGAGCGACTCGCACCGCTGATCGCGGGAACTGACGCACGAGTGGAGGTCGCCAATGTCCGATAACCCGTTGGCCGACGAGGTCTGGCGCACCATGGCCGCGGTGGTGATCGACAACCGCGACTCGTGGAAGCGGGCGGTGGTCGAGCGATCAGGCTTGCCGTTCAGCAGGATTCGCATTCTCAAGCGACTGAGCCGTCGATCGATGTCTGTGAAGGAGTTGGCGCATGCGGCAACCATCGACGCGCCTGCGGCGACCCGTGGTCAACGACCTCGAGGGTCGCGGGCTGGTGGCGCGCGAGATCGATCCGGCGAACCGACGCTGCAAGATCGTGTCGCTCACCGAAGACGGCCAGGCGATGGTTCGCATGATCGACGCGACCGAGGACCCGGCACCCGAGGCGCTGACGTCCCTCGACGACGCCGATCTCAAGCGGCTTCAATCGATTTTGGTGCGCATACAATCGCTCAGCGATCGTTAGCGCGCCGAAATCACATTTCCAGAACGGCCATCGCGGCATTGTGGCCGCCGATCCCCGAACCGCGCCACCACGGCGTGATCCCGAGCCGCACAACAGAATCCGGTCATGCGCGGTCGCCACACCCCAGCGCCGCGCCGGGGTGTCCAGCGGCTCGTCGTTCTCGACGAACGGCCACGACAGCGCGCCGTGGAAGATGTTGCCCGCCGTCATGCCGAGCGAGTGCTCCAGGTCGGCTGTCGTCTTCGCTTCGATGCACAGCCGTCCGGCGGAATCCTGCATCAGCACATCTTGAATGGGTTCGGCCAGAACGGAGTTCAGCGAGTTGAGCACTGCCGAGGTCAAGGTATCCCGCATTCGGTCGGGGTCGCCGGCGGAAACCAGCGTATGCGGGGTGTGCAGGCCGAAGACCGTCAATGTCTGCGCGCCGGAGGCTGAAGGCTGTCGGACAGGATCGTCGGATCGGTCAGTGAGTGACAGTAGATCTCGCACGGTAGCGGGTCGGGTACGACGCCGTGATCCGCACGTAGGCCGTGTCGAGTTGGCGGTAGGTCTCGTTGATGTGGAATGTCCCGCCGAAAGCCTGTTCCGGCGAGACGGTTTGGTCGTGCAACCGCGGCAGTCTCTGCAGCATCAGGTTGACCTTCACCTGCGCGCCCGGTGCCTGCACGGGTGCGGGTTCGCCAGCAGCGTCGCGAGCACCGTCGGCGTGACGTTCGAAAGGATGTGTCCCGCGTGGACGCGGTGGTCGCGGCCCTCCCGACGGTAACGCACCTCCCCGTCGGCGGTGATCGCGTAAACCTCGGCATCACAGATGATTTCGGCGCCGTATCCGGTGGCTGCGGCAGCCAGTGCACCGCTGACCGCGCCCATACCGCCGATCGGGACGTCCCAGTCGCCGGTGCCACCGCCGAGCAGGTGGTACAGGAAGCAGATGTTCTGGGTCAGCGCGGGATCGTTGAGGCGGGCGAACGTGCCGATCAGCGCATCGGTGGCCATCACACCGCGCACGAGGTCGTTCGACACGGCGGCGGTGATGGCCTGTCCGATCGGCTCGTCCACCATCAGGTGCCAGGTGACGTCGTCGCCGACGTGCCTGCGCGCTTCGTCGCGGGTGCTCAGCGGCCGCAGCAGCGTCGGCCACATGCGCGACGTCAGCGCGCGGCAGCGTTGGTAGAACGCCTCGAAGCCGGCCTCGTCCGACGCCGCGCCCACGGAGTCGAAGGTCGAGGGCGGCCCGATCAACAGCCGGCCGCCCGCTTCCGGATCGGGTGTGTACGACGAATAGCGGCGGCGCACCCGAACCCGAGCGCCGGGTCCTCGACGATGCGCCGCGGTAGCAGGCTCACCAGATACGAGTAGCGCGACAGCCGCGCGTCCACACCCTCGAAGGCGTGCGCGGACACCGCCGCGCCGCCGACGTGGTCCAGCCGCTCCAGCACCTGTACCCGTCGACCGGCTCGGGCGAGGTAGGCAACCACCAGCCCGTTGTGCGCCGCCGATGACGACGACGTCGGATGTCGCCGGCCTGGCGGCTCCGGTGTCGGAGTTCAGTTGAGGTAACCCTCGACCTCGTCGGGCGGACGGACGCTCGCAGCCCCCGGATCGCCGCCGGTCTCACGAAGCGCGCGGCGCTGGCGCAGCCCAGCACTGGTCCAACTGCACCTCCAGGGCGCGTAGACGTTGATGCTCCTCGGACTCGTCGATCTCGCGGTGCTGCAGCTGCGCGCAGCTCCTTCTCCTCGGCAACGAGCTGGTTCACCTGATCGAGAATGTCTTGGTCCTTCGCCATTGCTTCAGTGTGCCCGACTACGGTGAATACGGTGACTTCCAATTCAGGACAGAAGCCCGAGATCGAGTTCATCGACGGCCCCCCTCCAACCGAACTGGTCATCAAGGATCTGGTCGTCGGCGACGGTGCCGAGGCGGTGCCCGGTGGCAACGTCGAGGTGCACTACGTTGGCGTCGAGTTCGACACCGGCGAGGAGTTCGACAGTTCGTGGGCGCGAAACGAGTCGATCGAATTCCCGCTGCGTGGCCTGATCCAGGGCTGGCAAGACGGCATCCCCGGCATGAAGGTCGGCGGCAGGCGCCAGCTCGTCATCCCGCCGGAGCAGGCCTACGGACCCGCAGGCGGCGGGCACCGGCTGTCCGGCAAGACTCTGATTTTTGTTATCGACCTACTGGGCACTAGGTAACTTTCTCCCAGGAGACTCAACTAGCTCGGGCCGGGCAGCCTCAGCAACAGCCGGGCGCCGCCGAGCGGACTCTCCTCCAGAGCGGCTGTGCCGCCGTGCAATTCGGCCTGCTGCAACCAGCGCCAGCCCCAGCCCCGACCCAGGTGCGACGCTGTCGAACCGCGCGAGAACCGGTCGAACACCAGCTTGCGTTCCTCTTCGGGGACGCCGACGCCGTCGTCGTCGATCGCGATCTCCACGCCGGCGCGCGAACTGACCGCCGACAGCTGCACCCGGGACGCGCCCCCGTGCTTGATGGCGTTGGCGATCGCATTGTCCACCGCCAGCCGCAACCCGGCAGGCAGCCCGACGATGATCACGGTCGGCGCGGGCACCAGCGACACGTCCAGCTCCGGGTACACCCGCATGGCGTCGTGGGCGGCGCGGTCCAGCAGCTCGGTGATGTCGACGGGCACGTGGTCGTCGGCCGTCGACAGCTCACCCTGGGCCAGCCGCTCCAGTGCCCCGAGCGTGGCCTCGATGCGCGACTGCGTGCGGATGACGTCGTTGACGACTTCCTTGCGTTGTTCCTCGGGCAGATCCAACGTGGCCAGCACCTCGAGGTTGGTCCGCATCGCGGTCAGCGGCGTCCGGAGTTCGTGCGCGGACACCGACGCGAAGT contains:
- a CDS encoding virulence factor Mce family protein → MRSPRTARLVLAVVLVLVMGAGLIVAARMPAQIARTVVVAYFENSTGVFAGDHVLVRGVSVGKIESIEPQPERAKVTFWFDGRYKVPADAKAVILSPQLVTGRTIQLTPPYTGGPTMADGAVIPEDRTAVPVEWDDLRAQLERLTDLLKPTGPDGVSTLGALINTAADNLRGQGPTIRDTIIKLSQAVSILGDHSNDIFATFKNLSTLVSALSDSADLLESLNRNLAEVTSLLADDPNKVGQAVEDLNAVVADVQDFAADNTEAIGTASDKMTSITRVLVESLDDIKQTLHIAPTVLQNYNNIYEPANGSLTGALAINNFANPISFLCGAIQSASRRGGEQSAKLCAQYLAPIVKNRQYNFPPLGENLFVGAQTRPNEVTYSEPWLRPDYVPPAVDPPPGVPLAAEASAPDPAMTAPLATDPTHGLRGLMVPPGGGP
- a CDS encoding FKBP-type peptidyl-prolyl cis-trans isomerase, yielding MNTVTSNSGQKPEIEFIDGPPPTELVIKDLVVGDGAEAVPGGNVEVHYVGVEFDTGEEFDSSWARNESIEFPLRGLIQGWQDGIPGMKVGGRRQLVIPPEQAYGPAGGGHRLSGKTLIFVIDLLGTR
- a CDS encoding sensor histidine kinase is translated as MERTGQDQAALTSARDFASVSAHELRTPLTAMRTNLEVLATLDLPEEQRKEVVNDVIRTQSRIEATLGALERLAQGELSTADDHVPVDITELLDRAAHDAMRVYPELDVSLVPAPTVIIVGLPAGLRLAVDNAIANAIKHGGASRVQLSAVSSRAGVEIAIDDDGVGVPEEERKLVFDRFSRGSTASHLGRGWGWRWLQQAELHGGTAALEESPLGGARLLLRLPGPS